In one Bradyrhizobium cosmicum genomic region, the following are encoded:
- a CDS encoding ABC transporter ATP-binding protein, whose translation MDHLSGYARRPFAFVLRYLRQHLATHLVILIAVVAAVACSVGTQYGVKSLVDALSAGPSHGGGVWLAFILLMSLIAADNFLWRIASWTASFTFVRVTGDLRRDIFRHLTGHSPSYFSDRMPGMLTSRITATSNAVFTVENMFVWNVLPPCIATIAAIALIGTVSPYMALGLIVIAGGMVAAMFRLAAAGKPLHDDFADKAAVVDGEMIDVISNMPLVRAFCGIGHEHERFDATVNRELTARSRSLRYLEKLRLLHAAVTVLLTIALMAWAVTLWQKGEATTGDVVLVCTLGISILSATRDLAVALVDVTQHVARLTEAIATLLVPHELRDHPEAEPLVKSGAAIAFNNVTFGYPGSEKIFERFSLRLQPGQRVGLVGQSGGGKSTLFTLLQRFYDVDEGSVTVDGQDISMVTQLSLREAISVVPQDISLFHRSIRENIRYGRPNATDDEVLRAAIAARCDFIDSLPEGLDTMVGDRGVKMSGGQRQRIAIARAFLKDAPILLLDEATAALDSESEEAIREALSRLMRGRTVIAIAHRLATLRNFDRVVVLKGGKIIEDGSPERLMQGHGPYRELVTQEMSRLAQAAA comes from the coding sequence ATGGATCATCTTTCTGGATACGCGCGCAGGCCATTTGCCTTTGTCTTGCGCTATCTGCGGCAACATTTGGCCACGCACCTGGTGATCCTGATCGCTGTCGTTGCAGCCGTTGCCTGCTCAGTGGGCACACAATATGGCGTCAAATCTCTCGTCGATGCTCTGTCGGCGGGGCCGTCGCACGGTGGCGGCGTATGGCTGGCATTCATTCTGCTCATGTCGCTGATCGCCGCGGACAACTTTCTGTGGCGGATCGCAAGCTGGACAGCGAGCTTTACCTTCGTGCGCGTCACCGGCGACTTGCGCCGTGACATCTTTCGTCATCTGACCGGGCATTCACCGAGCTATTTCTCCGACCGGATGCCGGGCATGCTGACCAGCCGGATTACGGCCACATCGAACGCCGTTTTCACGGTCGAGAACATGTTCGTCTGGAATGTGTTGCCGCCGTGCATCGCCACAATTGCGGCGATCGCCCTGATTGGAACCGTCAGTCCCTATATGGCGCTCGGCTTGATCGTGATCGCGGGCGGCATGGTGGCCGCCATGTTCCGTCTCGCCGCAGCCGGCAAACCGCTCCATGACGACTTCGCCGACAAGGCCGCTGTCGTCGACGGCGAGATGATCGATGTCATCAGCAACATGCCCCTGGTCCGAGCCTTCTGCGGCATCGGCCATGAGCACGAGCGGTTCGACGCCACGGTGAACCGGGAGCTCACGGCGCGTAGCCGCAGCCTGCGATATCTGGAGAAGCTGCGCCTGCTGCATGCCGCTGTAACCGTGCTGCTGACGATTGCCTTGATGGCCTGGGCGGTCACGCTCTGGCAAAAGGGCGAGGCGACCACCGGCGATGTCGTGCTGGTCTGTACGCTCGGCATCTCGATCCTGAGTGCGACGCGCGACCTTGCCGTGGCGCTGGTCGATGTCACCCAGCATGTTGCGCGCCTGACCGAGGCGATCGCGACGCTGCTGGTGCCGCATGAGCTCCGCGATCATCCGGAGGCGGAGCCGCTGGTCAAGAGCGGCGCGGCGATCGCGTTCAACAATGTCACGTTCGGCTATCCCGGCAGCGAGAAGATCTTCGAGCGGTTCAGCCTGCGGCTGCAGCCCGGCCAGCGCGTCGGCCTGGTCGGCCAGTCCGGCGGCGGCAAGTCCACGCTGTTCACGCTGCTCCAGCGCTTCTACGACGTCGACGAGGGCAGCGTCACCGTCGACGGCCAGGACATCTCCATGGTCACCCAGCTCAGCCTGCGCGAAGCCATCTCCGTGGTGCCGCAGGACATCTCGCTGTTCCACCGCTCGATCCGCGAGAACATCCGTTACGGCAGGCCCAATGCGACCGACGACGAGGTGCTGCGCGCGGCGATTGCGGCGCGCTGCGATTTCATCGACAGCCTACCGGAAGGCCTCGACACCATGGTCGGCGACCGCGGCGTCAAGATGTCCGGCGGCCAGCGCCAACGCATTGCGATCGCGCGCGCCTTCCTCAAGGACGCGCCGATCCTGTTGCTGGACGAGGCGACCGCCGCGCTCGACAGCGAATCGGAGGAAGCAATCCGCGAGGCGTTGTCGCGCCTGATGCGCGGCCGCACCGTGATCGCGATCGCGCATCGGTTGGCAACGCTGCGGAATTTCGACCGCGTGGTCGTGCTGAAGGGTGGTAAGATCATCGAGGACGGCTCGCCCGAGCGTCTGATGCAGGGCCACGGGCCCTATCGTGAGCTGGTCACGCAGGAAATGAGCCGGCTCGCGCAAGCAGCCGCGTAA
- a CDS encoding glycosyltransferase family 4 protein, producing MRIAQVAPLTEAVPPKLYGGTERVVHWLTEELVALGHDVTLFASGDSQTSAKLDATWPRALRLDGSVRDPNALHMVMLERVRQKCDDEEFDFLHFHLDYYPWSLFHRQPTPFLTTLHGRLDLPEHQPVFNTFSKVPVISISNAQRRPVPQANWVRTIHHGLPENLLTPKPAKQEYLAVLGRIAPEKGVDRAIKIAMQCGIPLKIAAKVDRADQDYYDELIKPMITSNPLVDFIGEIGDHEKSDFLSGALGLLLPIDWPEPFGLVMIEAMACGTPVIAFNRGSVPEIIDEGLTGFIVEDIISAAGVVKRLPQLDRAAVRKQFETRFTARRMALDYLAAYRSLTEAQTPRIKLVSSAE from the coding sequence ATGCGCATCGCGCAGGTAGCTCCGTTGACGGAGGCTGTTCCACCCAAGCTGTATGGCGGTACCGAGCGGGTGGTGCACTGGTTGACGGAAGAGTTGGTTGCCCTTGGACACGACGTGACGCTGTTTGCCAGCGGCGATTCACAGACGTCGGCGAAGCTGGACGCAACCTGGCCGCGGGCGCTTCGCCTCGATGGTTCCGTGCGCGATCCCAATGCGCTGCACATGGTGATGCTGGAGCGCGTGCGGCAGAAATGTGACGACGAGGAGTTCGACTTCCTCCACTTCCATCTCGACTATTATCCATGGTCGCTGTTCCACCGGCAGCCGACACCGTTCCTGACCACGCTGCACGGCCGGCTCGATCTTCCCGAGCATCAGCCGGTGTTCAACACCTTCTCCAAGGTCCCCGTCATCTCGATCTCGAATGCGCAGCGGCGTCCGGTGCCGCAGGCGAACTGGGTGCGGACCATCCACCACGGCCTGCCGGAGAATTTGCTGACACCCAAGCCGGCCAAGCAGGAGTATCTCGCCGTGCTCGGCCGCATCGCGCCCGAGAAAGGCGTCGATCGCGCCATCAAGATCGCGATGCAGTGCGGCATCCCGCTGAAGATCGCGGCCAAGGTCGATCGCGCCGATCAGGATTATTACGACGAACTGATCAAGCCGATGATCACCAGCAATCCGCTGGTGGACTTCATCGGCGAGATCGGCGACCACGAAAAGTCCGACTTCCTGAGCGGCGCGCTCGGCCTGCTGCTGCCGATCGACTGGCCCGAGCCGTTCGGTCTCGTCATGATTGAAGCCATGGCGTGCGGCACGCCGGTGATCGCCTTCAATCGCGGCTCGGTGCCGGAGATCATCGACGAGGGCCTGACCGGCTTCATCGTCGAGGACATCATCAGCGCGGCCGGCGTCGTCAAGCGGCTTCCGCAACTGGACCGCGCCGCGGTCCGCAAGCAGTTCGAAACGCGCTTCACCGCGCGGCGGATGGCGCTGGATTATCTCGCGGCCTATCGCAGCCTGACGGAAGCGCAGACGCCGCGGATCAAGCTGGTGAGCAGCGCGGAGTAG
- a CDS encoding alkyl/aryl-sulfatase → MSSIEAADTPKGATPSVIAQQAAMLNALPFSDTRDFDDAARGFLGTIENAEITNPQGRTVWSLKPYSFLSDEQAPPTVNPSLWRQSRLNMQHGLFEVVPGVYQVRGLDIANMTLIEGDSGVIVVDTLTSIEGARAALDLYFKHRGLRPVAAVIFTHTHTDHWGGARGVLEEDALATGRVPIIAPNLFMEHAVSENIIAGPAMLRRAQYQFGPFLAKGARGQVDCGLGKSMAAGSVALLRPTDLIMATGDQRVIDGVEFEFQMAPNSEAPAEMHFFIPRYKLLNLAENCTHNFHNLLPFRGADVRNALAWSKYLGEALKLWDGKAEAMCGQHHWPVWGRERIGTMIRQQRDLYKFAHDQTIRLMNHGLTAAEIAETIQLPKSLEGAWHGRGYYGHIRHNVKAIYQKYLGWYDANPVNLDPLPPVESGKKYVEYMGGADAILARARADFDKGEFRFMAQALSHLVFAEPDNAAARALLADTLEQLGYAAESATWRNAYLFGAQELRQGMPKTPARPPMPRETLAALRTSQLWDVLGIRLNGPKAEGKHIVLNWSFSDTGETFVLNLENCALTYTEGVQMEGADASFTLARATLDEVIAKLMSFPEAVAAGKVKLTGNPMKLAELMGLMDEFPRMFEIVEPKRAVVR, encoded by the coding sequence ATGAGCAGCATAGAAGCAGCCGACACGCCGAAGGGCGCAACGCCGTCCGTCATCGCGCAGCAGGCGGCGATGCTGAATGCGCTGCCGTTTTCCGACACGCGGGATTTCGATGATGCCGCGCGCGGCTTCCTCGGCACGATCGAGAACGCGGAGATCACCAACCCGCAGGGGCGAACGGTCTGGAGCCTGAAGCCCTACAGCTTCCTGTCCGATGAACAGGCGCCGCCGACGGTCAATCCGAGCCTGTGGCGGCAGTCGCGGCTCAACATGCAGCACGGGCTGTTCGAGGTCGTGCCCGGCGTCTACCAGGTGCGCGGGCTCGACATCGCCAACATGACGCTGATCGAGGGCGACAGCGGCGTCATCGTCGTGGACACCCTGACCTCGATCGAGGGGGCGCGTGCCGCGCTCGATCTCTATTTCAAGCACCGGGGCCTGCGGCCGGTCGCGGCCGTGATCTTCACCCATACCCACACCGACCATTGGGGCGGTGCGCGCGGCGTGCTGGAGGAGGATGCGCTCGCCACCGGGCGCGTCCCGATCATCGCGCCGAACCTGTTCATGGAGCACGCGGTGTCCGAGAACATCATCGCGGGACCGGCGATGCTGCGCCGGGCGCAGTACCAATTCGGCCCGTTCCTGGCAAAGGGAGCGCGAGGGCAGGTCGATTGCGGCCTCGGCAAGTCGATGGCGGCGGGCTCGGTCGCGCTGCTGCGACCGACCGACCTGATCATGGCGACCGGCGACCAGCGCGTGATCGACGGCGTCGAATTCGAATTCCAGATGGCGCCGAACAGCGAAGCACCGGCGGAGATGCATTTCTTCATCCCGCGCTACAAGCTGCTGAACCTCGCTGAGAATTGCACCCACAATTTCCACAATCTGCTGCCGTTCCGCGGCGCCGACGTGCGCAATGCGCTGGCTTGGTCGAAGTACCTGGGCGAGGCCCTCAAGCTCTGGGACGGCAAGGCGGAGGCGATGTGCGGCCAGCATCACTGGCCGGTGTGGGGACGCGAGCGCATCGGCACCATGATCCGGCAGCAGCGCGACCTTTACAAGTTCGCGCATGACCAGACCATCCGCCTGATGAATCACGGCCTCACCGCCGCCGAGATCGCCGAGACGATCCAACTGCCGAAGAGCCTGGAGGGCGCCTGGCATGGCCGCGGCTATTACGGCCACATCCGCCATAACGTGAAGGCGATCTACCAGAAATATCTTGGCTGGTACGACGCCAATCCGGTCAATCTCGATCCGCTGCCGCCGGTCGAATCCGGCAAGAAGTATGTCGAATACATGGGCGGCGCCGACGCCATTCTCGCGCGGGCGCGTGCCGACTTCGACAAGGGGGAATTCCGTTTCATGGCGCAGGCACTCAGTCATCTTGTGTTCGCCGAGCCGGACAATGCGGCAGCGCGTGCGTTGCTCGCCGACACGCTGGAGCAGCTCGGCTATGCCGCCGAGAGCGCGACCTGGCGCAATGCGTATCTGTTCGGTGCGCAGGAGCTGCGTCAGGGCATGCCGAAGACGCCGGCGCGTCCGCCGATGCCGCGCGAGACGCTGGCGGCACTGCGCACCTCACAGCTCTGGGACGTGCTCGGCATCCGCCTCAACGGCCCGAAAGCGGAAGGAAAGCACATCGTGCTGAACTGGAGCTTTTCGGATACGGGCGAGACGTTCGTGCTCAATCTGGAGAATTGCGCACTGACCTATACCGAAGGCGTGCAAATGGAGGGCGCCGACGCCAGCTTCACGCTCGCGCGCGCGACACTCGATGAGGTGATCGCGAAGCTGATGAGCTTTCCGGAGGCGGTGGCTGCCGGCAAGGTCAAGCTCACGGGCAACCCGATGAAGCTGGCGGAGCTGATGGGCCTGATGGACGAGTTTCCGCGGATGTTCGAGATCGTGGAGCCGAAGCGCGCGGTGGTGAGGTAA
- a CDS encoding GGDEF domain-containing protein, whose translation MLFNRMETGPASISDAVYLEVITGLHGTTMPTILAAACQAMVGAITTYETGDTAMAALTVAGIVVAIIRLFEIVAFRRRLARPPQLGRAEAARWERRYIAGTIVTALVLGVFAARSIVLGDALCCVMAIGIGFGFGAGVVARLALRPVAALLDLVAIAAPAAIVTFMQPDLRHVGLGLLILMYVAASFEMVRLSFNASISQITLKRQFEQLARSDAMTGVFNRSVLAEDLPRMLADGAPGMIAVHTLDLDRFKEANDRFGHPVGDALLKQVAGRLKVLAAHDDLVVRMGGDEFILVQRAAVDAEAMARRIVQLISAPYDVDGQVIALGVSVGVAVAPADGRTTEALLSRSDRAMYRAKQDGGGYGFARELRMADDAVASDKPVAEGLAA comes from the coding sequence ATGTTGTTCAACAGAATGGAAACCGGACCGGCGTCGATATCCGACGCCGTCTATTTGGAAGTCATCACGGGCCTGCACGGCACGACGATGCCCACCATTCTCGCCGCCGCCTGCCAGGCGATGGTCGGCGCCATCACGACCTATGAGACCGGCGACACCGCGATGGCGGCGCTGACGGTTGCCGGAATCGTCGTGGCCATTATCCGCCTGTTCGAAATTGTCGCATTCCGCCGTCGCCTCGCGCGTCCGCCGCAGCTCGGCCGGGCCGAGGCCGCGCGCTGGGAGCGGCGCTATATTGCGGGCACCATCGTGACGGCGCTGGTGCTTGGCGTGTTTGCCGCGCGCAGCATTGTGCTCGGCGATGCGCTCTGCTGCGTGATGGCGATCGGCATCGGCTTCGGGTTCGGTGCCGGTGTGGTGGCGCGGCTGGCGCTGCGGCCCGTCGCGGCGCTGCTCGATCTCGTCGCGATCGCCGCACCAGCCGCGATCGTGACCTTCATGCAGCCCGATCTCCGCCATGTCGGGCTCGGCCTCCTCATCCTGATGTATGTGGCCGCGAGCTTCGAGATGGTGCGGCTGAGCTTCAACGCCTCGATCAGCCAGATTACGCTCAAGCGGCAGTTCGAGCAGCTGGCGCGCTCGGACGCGATGACCGGCGTCTTCAATCGTTCGGTGCTGGCGGAGGATCTGCCCCGGATGCTGGCGGACGGGGCTCCCGGTATGATCGCCGTCCACACGCTTGATCTCGACCGTTTCAAGGAAGCCAACGACAGGTTCGGCCATCCCGTCGGCGATGCGTTGCTGAAGCAGGTCGCCGGGCGGCTCAAGGTGCTCGCGGCTCATGATGATCTCGTGGTCCGGATGGGCGGCGACGAGTTCATCCTGGTGCAGCGCGCGGCGGTCGACGCCGAGGCGATGGCGCGGCGCATCGTGCAGTTGATCAGCGCGCCCTATGATGTCGACGGACAGGTGATCGCGCTCGGCGTCAGCGTCGGCGTTGCCGTGGCGCCGGCGGACGGGCGCACCACGGAAGCGCTGTTGTCGCGCTCCGACCGGGCGATGTACCGCGCCAAGCAGGACGGCGGCGGCTACGGGTTTGCGCGCGAGCTGCGGATGGCGGACGATGCCGTGGCATCGGACAAGCCGGTTGCCGAAGGGCTGGCCGCGTAA
- a CDS encoding TRAP transporter large permease — MLTGMPISIALGLTVLSFMFTLTDVRTESVALKLFTGIESFEIMAIPFFILAGNFLTHGGVARRMIAFATALVGHWYGGLALSGVVACALFAAISGSSPATVVAIGSVILPAMVAQGFPKRFGAGVITTSGSLGILIPPSIPMVLYAVSTNTSVGKLFIAGIVPGLVLAFLLGATTFYRAWQNDYPRMPKATFMERVDAFRKSIWGILLIVIVIGGIYSGLFTPTEAAAVSAVYAFIVAVFIYKDLKLRDVPRVLLSSANLSAMLLYIITNAVLFSFLMTYENVPQQLAQWMIDQGLGWIGFLLVVNLLLLLAGNVMEPSSIILIMAPILFPVAMKLGIDPIHFGILMTVNMEVGLCHPPVGLNLYVASGIAKMGITELTVAVWPWLLTMLGFLVVVTYWPGLSLWLPRLLGM, encoded by the coding sequence ATGCTCACGGGCATGCCGATCTCGATCGCGCTTGGTCTCACCGTGCTCAGCTTCATGTTCACGCTGACCGACGTGCGCACGGAGTCGGTCGCGCTGAAGCTCTTCACCGGCATCGAGAGCTTCGAGATCATGGCGATCCCGTTCTTCATCCTCGCCGGCAACTTCCTGACGCATGGCGGCGTGGCGCGACGGATGATCGCGTTCGCGACCGCGCTCGTCGGACACTGGTATGGCGGCCTAGCTCTGTCGGGCGTGGTGGCGTGCGCGCTATTCGCCGCGATTTCCGGCTCCTCGCCGGCGACAGTGGTGGCGATCGGCTCGGTGATCCTGCCCGCGATGGTCGCGCAGGGATTCCCCAAGCGGTTCGGCGCCGGCGTCATCACGACGTCGGGCTCGCTCGGGATTCTGATTCCGCCGTCGATCCCGATGGTCCTCTATGCGGTCTCCACCAACACGTCCGTGGGAAAGCTCTTCATCGCCGGCATCGTGCCGGGACTCGTGCTCGCGTTCCTGCTGGGAGCGACGACTTTCTACCGCGCCTGGCAAAACGACTACCCGCGGATGCCGAAGGCGACGTTCATGGAGCGCGTCGATGCGTTCCGCAAGTCGATCTGGGGCATCCTGCTGATCGTGATCGTGATCGGCGGCATCTACAGCGGCCTGTTCACGCCGACCGAGGCTGCAGCGGTCAGCGCGGTCTACGCCTTCATCGTCGCCGTGTTCATCTACAAGGATCTGAAGCTGCGCGACGTGCCGCGCGTGCTGCTATCATCGGCCAATCTTTCGGCGATGCTGCTCTACATCATCACCAACGCGGTGCTGTTCTCGTTCCTGATGACCTACGAGAACGTGCCGCAACAGCTGGCGCAATGGATGATCGACCAGGGACTCGGCTGGATCGGCTTCCTGCTCGTTGTCAACCTGCTGCTGCTGCTGGCCGGCAACGTGATGGAGCCGTCCTCCATCATCCTGATCATGGCGCCGATCCTGTTCCCGGTCGCGATGAAGCTCGGCATCGATCCCATCCATTTCGGCATCCTGATGACGGTCAACATGGAGGTCGGGCTGTGCCATCCGCCTGTCGGGCTCAACCTCTATGTCGCATCGGGCATCGCCAAGATGGGCATCACGGAACTCACGGTCGCGGTGTGGCCGTGGCTGCTGACGATGCTGGGATTCCTGGTGGTCGTGACATACTGGCCGGGCCTGTCGCTATGGCTGCCAAGGTTGCTCGGCATGTAA
- a CDS encoding DctP family TRAP transporter solute-binding subunit, protein MRKLLLAVAAAAFALVPAITQAQSPIVIKFSHVVANDTPKGKGALKFKELAEKYTDGKVKVEIYPNSTLYKDKEEIEALQLGSVQMLAPSTAKFAPLGIKEFEALDLPWLFKDDATYSNAMKGTLGKWLFQKLETKGITGLAYWDNGFHMLSANRALMKPTDFQGLKFRISGSKIADQYFRILGSIPQIMAFSEVYQALQTGVVDGCENTASNYLTQKFYEVQKDITVSYHAHLQYAVIVNSKFWSGLPPDIRTQLEKAMNDATDYTNSIARQENEDALAEIKKTGKTTLHYLSDADRKAWQEAMQPTYKWAKGRVGQEVLDLVAKELDVKMN, encoded by the coding sequence ATGCGCAAGCTGCTTCTCGCGGTCGCCGCGGCCGCGTTCGCTCTCGTCCCTGCTATCACCCAGGCCCAGAGCCCGATCGTCATCAAGTTCAGCCACGTCGTCGCCAACGACACCCCGAAGGGCAAGGGCGCGCTGAAGTTCAAGGAACTCGCCGAGAAGTACACCGACGGCAAGGTCAAGGTCGAAATCTACCCGAATTCGACGCTCTACAAGGACAAGGAGGAGATCGAGGCGCTCCAGCTCGGCTCGGTGCAGATGCTGGCGCCCTCGACCGCGAAGTTCGCGCCGCTCGGCATCAAGGAGTTCGAGGCGCTCGACCTGCCCTGGCTGTTCAAGGACGACGCGACCTATTCCAACGCGATGAAGGGCACGCTCGGCAAATGGCTGTTCCAGAAGCTTGAGACCAAGGGCATTACCGGGCTCGCCTATTGGGACAACGGCTTCCACATGCTCTCGGCCAATCGTGCGCTGATGAAGCCGACCGATTTCCAGGGCCTGAAGTTCCGCATCTCCGGCTCGAAGATCGCCGACCAGTATTTCCGCATCCTCGGCTCAATCCCGCAGATCATGGCGTTCTCCGAAGTCTACCAGGCGCTGCAGACCGGCGTGGTCGACGGCTGCGAGAACACCGCGTCCAATTATCTGACGCAGAAGTTCTACGAGGTACAGAAGGACATCACCGTGTCCTATCACGCGCATCTGCAATATGCCGTCATCGTCAACTCGAAATTCTGGTCGGGCCTGCCGCCGGATATCCGCACGCAGCTCGAGAAGGCGATGAACGACGCGACCGACTACACCAATTCGATCGCACGCCAGGAAAACGAGGACGCGCTGGCGGAGATTAAAAAGACGGGCAAGACCACGCTGCATTACCTGAGCGATGCCGATCGCAAGGCATGGCAGGAGGCGATGCAGCCGACGTATAAATGGGCAAAGGGCCGGGTCGGGCAGGAAGTGCTCGATCTGGTCGCCAAGGAACTCGACGTCAAGATGAACTGA
- a CDS encoding methyltransferase domain-containing protein yields MVWDPQQYLKFSGHRLRPAVDLLMRIPDFGPRTVADLGAGAGNVTKLIKERWPDAAVTGVEGSAEMVAAGRKAAPDVQWSHEDLGHWRPAQQYDVVYSNAALHWLPNHAALFPSVMETVTPGGVLAVQMPRNFLAPSHVLIGETALNGPWRSKVEHLVTPPPVEGPAFYHDLLAPLSQNVDIWETEYLQVLEGENPVKEWTKGTWLTRYLDILQGEEKAAFEAAYGMRVAKAYPKNEAGQTLFPFRRLFMVAQRKG; encoded by the coding sequence ATGGTCTGGGATCCGCAGCAATATCTGAAGTTCTCCGGCCACCGGCTCCGGCCCGCTGTCGACCTGTTGATGCGGATTCCGGATTTCGGCCCGCGCACGGTCGCCGACCTCGGCGCCGGCGCCGGCAACGTCACCAAGCTGATCAAAGAACGCTGGCCGGATGCGGCCGTCACCGGTGTCGAGGGCTCGGCCGAGATGGTCGCCGCCGGCCGCAAGGCGGCGCCGGACGTGCAATGGTCGCATGAAGACCTCGGCCATTGGCGTCCCGCGCAGCAATACGACGTCGTTTATTCCAATGCCGCACTGCACTGGCTGCCCAATCACGCGGCATTGTTTCCGTCGGTGATGGAGACGGTCACGCCCGGCGGCGTGCTCGCGGTGCAGATGCCGCGCAACTTCCTTGCCCCCTCGCATGTGTTGATCGGCGAGACCGCGCTGAACGGTCCCTGGCGGTCCAAGGTCGAACATCTCGTCACCCCGCCGCCGGTCGAGGGGCCGGCCTTCTATCACGACCTTCTTGCGCCGCTCTCGCAGAACGTCGACATCTGGGAGACCGAATATCTCCAGGTGCTCGAAGGCGAGAACCCCGTGAAGGAATGGACCAAAGGGACCTGGCTGACGCGCTATCTCGACATCCTGCAGGGCGAGGAAAAGGCCGCCTTCGAGGCCGCCTATGGGATGCGCGTTGCAAAGGCCTATCCGAAGAATGAGGCGGGACAGACGCTGTTTCCGTTCCGGCGCCTGTTCATGGTCGCCCAGCGCAAGGGCTGA
- a CDS encoding SDR family NAD(P)-dependent oxidoreductase: MDLGLKSKTAVVTGASIGIGRAIAKGLAAEGVRVVGVARRSDLLAELAKEIGGGLITPFEQDVMAKDAAENIAAFALKQLGHVDILVNNAGGSRPLPVDAPDSQWDEAIALNFTSYRRIAHALLPQMIARKWGRIVNITGKSEPEGLNAAFAAKAAVHAWAKGLSREIGEHGITINCIPPGRIMSEQIRRNYPPDYRERFAEEEIPVGYWGEPEDLAALAVFLASPVARYITGTVIPVDGGLRRYQF, from the coding sequence ATGGACCTCGGGCTCAAATCGAAGACCGCTGTCGTGACAGGCGCGAGCATTGGCATCGGCCGTGCCATCGCCAAGGGCCTGGCTGCCGAAGGCGTGCGCGTCGTCGGCGTGGCGCGGCGGAGTGATCTGCTTGCCGAGTTGGCGAAGGAGATTGGAGGCGGCCTGATCACGCCGTTCGAGCAGGACGTGATGGCCAAGGACGCCGCGGAGAACATCGCGGCCTTCGCGCTGAAACAGCTCGGCCATGTCGACATCCTCGTCAACAATGCCGGCGGCAGCCGCCCGCTGCCGGTCGACGCGCCCGACAGTCAATGGGACGAAGCCATTGCGCTCAACTTCACCAGCTACCGCCGCATCGCGCATGCGCTGCTGCCTCAGATGATCGCACGCAAATGGGGCCGCATCGTCAACATCACCGGCAAGTCCGAGCCGGAAGGCCTCAACGCCGCGTTCGCCGCCAAGGCCGCCGTGCACGCCTGGGCCAAGGGCCTGTCGCGCGAGATCGGCGAGCACGGCATCACCATCAACTGCATCCCGCCCGGCCGCATCATGAGCGAGCAGATCCGCCGCAACTATCCGCCAGATTATCGCGAGCGCTTTGCCGAGGAGGAGATCCCGGTCGGCTATTGGGGCGAGCCGGAGGATCTTGCCGCACTCGCGGTGTTCCTGGCCTCGCCGGTGGCAAGGTACATCACGGGCACGGTGATCCCGGTGGATGGGGGATTGAGGCGGTATCAGTTCTAG
- a CDS encoding TetR/AcrR family transcriptional regulator codes for MGAERRSPMRKRGRERLHLLLDATADLLAERLDEDISLAQIAERADVPLASVYHFFPNRGAAFVALAQRYHAEIAARAMAPVHPPPPTWQHYIANSQKAGAAHLNRNPAALRLFMGAGVSVEVRNTDLSGNAALAKQRTAYLRATFDMPKVPDLEKWVAVSIALVDGVWALSYSLHRSITPEYLEESTRCSIAYLRCYLPEVVERREP; via the coding sequence TTGGGTGCTGAACGTCGTTCGCCGATGCGCAAGCGCGGTCGCGAGCGGCTTCATCTTCTGCTCGATGCCACCGCCGACTTGCTCGCCGAAAGGCTCGACGAGGATATCAGTCTGGCTCAGATCGCCGAGCGGGCAGATGTGCCTCTCGCCTCGGTCTATCACTTCTTTCCGAACCGGGGTGCGGCCTTTGTCGCCCTGGCGCAGCGCTACCACGCCGAGATCGCGGCGCGCGCCATGGCTCCCGTTCACCCTCCTCCTCCAACCTGGCAGCACTACATCGCCAACAGCCAGAAGGCCGGCGCCGCGCATCTGAACCGCAATCCCGCCGCGCTGCGCCTGTTCATGGGCGCGGGCGTCAGCGTCGAGGTCAGAAACACCGATCTGAGCGGCAACGCCGCACTCGCCAAGCAGCGCACCGCCTATCTGCGTGCGACGTTCGATATGCCGAAGGTGCCGGATCTGGAGAAATGGGTCGCGGTGTCGATCGCGCTGGTGGATGGAGTCTGGGCGCTGTCCTACAGCCTGCATCGATCCATCACGCCGGAATATCTCGAGGAATCGACCAGATGCTCGATCGCCTATTTGCGATGCTACCTGCCGGAAGTCGTCGAACGACGCGAGCCCTAA